Sequence from the Paenibacillus tundrae genome:
TGTTTCGGAAAATGGTTCGCAAAATCAAAGCGTACTTCTCATTGACACGGACTCTCCGTCTTATGTTGTGGGAAGCATTCTTCTATCTCGGACTGGCGCGCATTCTCAAAGCAATGCCATTTGCCAAAATTGCTCCAGGGCTCGGCATCCCCATGCATGAGACCCCGATGACTGGCCTAAATCGTAGTCAAATCGTCGCCTTACGGAATGTGTCTAAAGCGATTATGTTGGCAAGCAAAATCACACCATGGCAAAGCCGATGTCTCGTTATGGCTATTGCTGCAATGAAAATGCTAGAACGACGCAACATTAGTAGTACGCTCTATATGGGTACTGCTCGAAATAAAGAAGGGCAGATGATGGCTCACGCCTGGCTCAGAAGTGGAAAGCTGATCGTGACTGGAGCTGACACGATGGATCAATACACCGTAGTTGGTGTGTTTGGTAAAC
This genomic interval carries:
- a CDS encoding lasso peptide biosynthesis B2 protein; translated protein: MFRKMVRKIKAYFSLTRTLRLMLWEAFFYLGLARILKAMPFAKIAPGLGIPMHETPMTGLNRSQIVALRNVSKAIMLASKITPWQSRCLVMAIAAMKMLERRNISSTLYMGTARNKEGQMMAHAWLRSGKLIVTGADTMDQYTVVGVFGKQCSEKGSGEIVYES